One Brassica napus cultivar Da-Ae chromosome C2, Da-Ae, whole genome shotgun sequence DNA window includes the following coding sequences:
- the LOC106433479 gene encoding protein NRT1/ PTR FAMILY 5.12, with the protein MSNSNADSETGTTLSYGVVGGSVDFRGKPSLRFSSGGWRSSGFIIGAEVSEKFAYFGVASNLITYFTAQLGESTAAAASNVNLWLGTAAFLPLIWGSIADSFLGRFRTIHFTSSLYILGLGLLTFSATIPSACKDQETLVSCVSQFKVTIFFCALYLIALGEGGFKACLRAFGADQFDEQDPIESKAKSSFFNWLYFAISFGILATRLVSNYVQENLSWALGFGIPCVSMMISLFFFLLGTNTYRFSTGGEVRQGRKHNNPFVRIGRVFVAAAKNRRETSSETLLFPHESSKQYRFLDRAAISCDSAEVEEAKSVLSLVPVWMCCLVFGIVYAQSPTFFTKQGATMDRSISSTFSVPAATLQGFISVSILVFIPIYDRVLVPIARSITHKPAGITTLQRITTGIFLSILSMVIAALVEMKRLKTARDHGLVDSPNATVPMSVCWLIPQYVLYGVSDVFTMVGLQEFFYGQIPVELRSLGLSMYLSVIGIGNYLSSFMVSVIEKATSQPGQASWFDNNLNQAHLDYFYWLLACLSSISFVSLVYFAKSYVYNSPK; encoded by the exons ATGTCGAACTCTAACGCTGATAGTGAGACCGGAACTACACTTTCGTATGGTGTTGTCGGGGGCTCCGTTGACTTCCGAGGCAAGCCATCCCTCAGGTTCTCTTCCGGTGGCTGGAGATCCTCTGGCTTCATCATTG GAGCGGAAGTGTCGGAGAAGTTCGCCTACTTTGGAGTAGCCTCGAATCTGATAACCTACTTCACGGCGCAGTTAGGGGAGTCAACGGCGGCTGCAGCCTCAAACGTCAACCTATGGCTCGGGACGGCAGCTTTCTTGCCACTGATCTGGGGCTCTATAGCGGACTCATTTCTTGGTCGTTTCCGTACCATCCACTTCACGTCCTCGCTCTATATCTTG GGACTTGGGCTGCTTACGTTTTCAGCAACGATTCCGTCTGCATGCAAAGATCAAGAAACACTCGTCTCGTGCGTTTCTCAGTTTAAAGTGACAATATTCTTTTGTGCTCTCTATCTAATAGCACTAGGCGAAGGAGGCTTCAAGGCATGTCTTAGAGCTTTCGGAGCAGATCAGTTTGATGAACAAGATCCTATAGAGTCCAAAGCCAAGAGCTCATTCTTTAACTGGTTGTATTTTGCTATATCATTTGGCATATTGGCCACTAGGTTGGTCTCTAATTATGTCCAAGAGAATCTGAGTTGGGCTTTAGGGTTTGGGATTCCATGTGTTTCCATGATGATTTCTCTGTTCTTCTTTTTACTTGGGACCAACACTTATCGCTTCAGCACTGGAGGAGAAGTAAGACAAGGACGAAAGCATAATAACCCTTTTGTAAGAATTGGCCGTGTTTTTGTTGCTGCTGCGAAAAATCGACGAGAGACTTCGTCAGAAACCCTCCTCTTTCCTCACGAAAGTTCGAAGCAATACAG ATTCCTCGACAGGGCGGCGATTTCATGTGATTCAGctgaagttgaagaagcaaaatCTGTGTTAAGTCTTGTTCCAGTTTGGATGTGTTGTTTAGTATTTGGCATTGTTTATGCGCAATCCCCTACTTTCTTTACAAAGCAAGGAGCCACAATGGACAGATCAATCTCATCAACATTCTCAGTCCCTGCAGCGACACTCCAAGGTTTCATAAGCGTATCAATCCTTGTTTTCATCCCAATCTACGACCGTGTACTCGTCCCAATCGCAAGATCAATCACTCATAAACCAGCAGGAATCACAACCCTTCAAAGGATCACCACAGGCATTTTCCTCTCTATTCTTTCAATGGTAATAGCTGCTTTGGTCGAGATGAAAAGACTCAAGACCGCTCGCGATCACGGGCTTGTTGATTCCCCTAATGCCACGGTTCCAATGAGTGTTTGCTGGCTAATTCCACAGTACGTTCTCTATGGAGTCTCTGATGTTTTCACTATGGTTGGCTTACAAGAGTTCTTCTACGGACAAATCCCGGTCGAGCTAAGGAGCTTGGGATTATCTATGTACCTTAGCGTAATCGGCATAGGCAACTACTTGAGTAGCTTCATGGTATCAGTCATTGAGAAAGCAACGAGCCAGCCAGGTCAAGCGAGTTGGTTCGATAATAACCTGAACCAGGCACATCTTGATTACTTCTATTGGCTACTTGCTTGTCTCAGCTCCATTTCATTCGTTTCTTTGGTCTATTTTGCTAAGTCGTACGTCTACAACAGCCCAAAGTAA